A single region of the Dehalococcoides mccartyi genome encodes:
- the mraZ gene encoding division/cell wall cluster transcriptional repressor MraZ, producing MFFGEFEYKLDEKGRFPLPPAIRPSLKDGLILAPGTGEKCIYAYPLCEWKKLAESLKSTTVAPSKMRRLNRALFALAFDVNLDAQGRLTLPAPLKNYAGVNIEVIVAGVNNYLEIWDKETWESEKKASQEQAWQIIETLEGN from the coding sequence ATGTTTTTTGGAGAATTTGAGTACAAGCTGGACGAAAAGGGGCGTTTCCCTTTGCCTCCCGCCATCAGGCCCAGCCTGAAGGACGGCTTGATACTTGCACCCGGCACCGGTGAGAAATGCATTTACGCTTACCCCCTGTGCGAATGGAAAAAACTGGCTGAAAGCCTGAAGAGTACTACAGTTGCTCCCAGCAAGATGCGCCGCTTAAACAGGGCTCTTTTCGCTTTGGCTTTTGATGTTAATCTGGATGCCCAAGGACGTCTAACCCTGCCTGCACCCTTGAAAAACTATGCTGGGGTTAATATAGAGGTTATTGTGGCAGGTGTCAACAATTATTTAGAAATTTGGGATAAAGAGACCTGGGAATCTGAAAAGAAGGCCAGCCAGGAGCAGGCATGGCAGATAATAGAAACGCTTGAGGGGAATTAA
- the rsmH gene encoding 16S rRNA (cytosine(1402)-N(4))-methyltransferase RsmH has product MTEYPHIPVMLEESIQGLGVIPGGRYVDCTLGAGGHSEAILEHSYPGGQLLSIDTDPKAIALAAERLKGFGSSVLLVNDNFANLKDICQRYEYMPVHGILFDLGLSSMQLDREESGFSFQTEAPLDMRFSPGQELSAADIVNTYDLAELSDLIWKYGEEPFSRRIARAILEKRPFKTTTELASVIEKAVGGRHGRIHPATRTFQALRIAVNEELSHLESALAQAQSLLGHGGRLVVISYHSLEDRIVKQYFQKEAKGCICPDDIPQCVCDHQPSLRIINRRVITPSDEEISRNPRSRSAKMRVAERIIEPGDGRFFSSRADELVNHVSETGSVRHGQAKHKGVVQRGGS; this is encoded by the coding sequence GTGACTGAGTATCCTCATATACCGGTTATGCTGGAAGAGTCTATACAGGGGTTGGGGGTTATACCCGGCGGCCGTTATGTGGACTGCACTTTGGGGGCAGGTGGTCACTCCGAGGCTATTTTGGAGCACAGTTACCCTGGCGGACAGCTTTTGTCTATAGATACAGATCCCAAGGCTATAGCTTTGGCTGCTGAGCGCCTGAAAGGTTTCGGCAGTTCGGTTTTACTGGTAAATGATAACTTTGCAAATTTGAAAGATATATGCCAGCGGTACGAATATATGCCGGTGCATGGCATTTTGTTTGATTTAGGTCTTTCCTCCATGCAGCTTGACAGAGAGGAATCCGGGTTCAGTTTTCAAACTGAAGCTCCTCTGGATATGCGTTTTTCACCCGGTCAGGAACTCTCGGCGGCGGATATCGTTAATACTTATGACCTTGCAGAGCTTTCAGATTTGATTTGGAAGTACGGTGAAGAGCCTTTCAGCCGGCGGATTGCCCGGGCTATTTTAGAGAAAAGGCCGTTTAAAACAACTACCGAATTGGCGTCTGTTATTGAAAAAGCGGTTGGGGGGCGTCACGGGCGGATTCATCCTGCCACCCGGACTTTCCAGGCTTTGCGGATAGCGGTAAACGAGGAGCTTTCGCACCTTGAGAGCGCTCTTGCACAGGCCCAAAGCCTTTTGGGACATGGCGGGCGGCTGGTAGTGATAAGCTACCATTCGCTTGAGGACCGCATTGTAAAACAATATTTTCAGAAAGAAGCCAAGGGCTGTATCTGCCCGGATGATATACCCCAGTGTGTTTGTGATCACCAGCCTTCGCTGAGAATAATAAACCGCCGGGTGATTACTCCGTCGGATGAAGAAATATCCCGAAACCCGCGCAGCCGGAGCGCCAAGATGCGGGTAGCGGAACGGATTATAGAACCCGGTGATGGGCGTTTTTTTTCCAGCCGGGCAGATGAATTAGTTAATCATGTCAGCGAAACTGGCTCTGTTCGGCACGGACAGGCTAAACATAAGGGGGTGGTCCAGAGGGGAGGCAGCTGA
- the ftsA gene encoding cell division protein FtsA, translating to MKNRIVTAIDVGTTKICTIIAEVNPVGGVNVVGVGIGPSQGLHKGLVVNINDARESIRESIRKAEQASGYKVESAYVGVTGRHVASMNNRGVVAITRNDRLVRSDDLKRVMATAQNISVPNDRKLLHVIPRTYAVDGQSGVKNPVGMHGFRLDVETHIITAAATSVQNLVKCIRGLGIDIDDLVLEPIASSEAVLTDDEKQVGVILADIGGGTTDICVFKDGSIWHTAIIPVAGYQLTRDVAIGLGLPFDVAEEMKKRYGSVLPVYETKMESPSPICEDGHGVSYQDLCDIIRARVEEVLRLIMLEIPNSDYDSLVPAGLVLTGGSSNLAGMETLGRDILRIPVRVGNPDKVYGIIDSLHDPAYATGVGLLIWGAKHQPVKKSWLDNLGFFGRMRNLLKGFAGLFGTN from the coding sequence ATGAAAAACAGAATCGTTACAGCGATTGATGTCGGCACTACCAAGATCTGTACTATAATTGCCGAAGTAAATCCTGTGGGCGGTGTCAACGTAGTTGGTGTTGGCATAGGTCCTTCGCAGGGTTTACATAAAGGTCTGGTAGTAAACATCAATGACGCACGGGAGTCCATCAGGGAGTCTATCCGTAAGGCGGAGCAGGCTTCCGGATACAAGGTTGAGTCCGCCTATGTAGGCGTAACCGGACGCCACGTGGCCTCTATGAACAACAGGGGTGTGGTGGCTATTACCAGGAATGACCGCCTGGTAAGAAGTGATGACCTGAAGCGGGTTATGGCTACCGCTCAGAATATCAGCGTCCCCAATGACCGCAAACTGCTCCACGTTATTCCCAGAACCTATGCAGTAGACGGCCAATCCGGGGTAAAAAACCCGGTAGGTATGCATGGTTTCAGGCTGGATGTGGAAACACATATTATTACTGCGGCCGCTACCTCGGTACAGAATCTGGTAAAATGCATTCGGGGGCTGGGCATTGATATTGATGACCTGGTACTTGAACCTATTGCTTCCAGTGAAGCTGTACTGACTGATGACGAAAAGCAGGTGGGTGTTATCCTGGCCGATATCGGCGGCGGCACCACTGATATCTGCGTCTTCAAAGATGGTAGTATCTGGCACACAGCTATTATCCCGGTGGCTGGTTATCAGCTGACACGTGATGTGGCTATTGGCCTGGGCCTTCCTTTTGATGTTGCCGAGGAAATGAAGAAACGCTACGGCAGCGTCCTGCCCGTATATGAAACTAAAATGGAATCTCCCAGCCCTATCTGTGAAGATGGCCATGGCGTTTCTTATCAGGACCTTTGTGACATCATCCGCGCCCGGGTTGAGGAAGTTCTCCGCCTTATTATGCTGGAAATACCGAACTCTGATTATGACAGCCTGGTACCGGCAGGGCTGGTACTTACCGGCGGCAGCTCTAATCTGGCGGGTATGGAAACTCTGGGACGGGATATCCTGCGCATACCGGTAAGGGTAGGAAACCCTGACAAAGTATACGGCATTATAGATTCACTTCATGACCCGGCTTATGCCACCGGTGTAGGCCTTCTCATCTGGGGTGCCAAACACCAGCCGGTCAAAAAATCCTGGCTGGATAATCTCGGCTTTTTCGGCCGAATGCGTAACTTGCTCAAGGGTTTTGCCGGTCTGTTCGGGACTAATTAG
- the ftsZ gene encoding cell division protein FtsZ, with protein MAKTSFVPNPARIKVFGCGGGGCNAVTRMVREEIQGVEFIAINTDAQALAITEAPIRLQIGERVTRGLGAGGDHNMGQKAAEESRDEIREIVNGADMVFVTAGMGGGTGTGSAPIVAEESKKSGALTIAVVTKPFTFEGAHRASTAKEGINRLLGKVDTLIIIPNDRLLDLCDQKTGVDAAFKMADDVLRHGVQAISEVITVPGLINLDFADVRAVMRDAGPAWMSIGYGSGKNRASDAAKSALASPLLDVSITGSKGVLFNIVGGPDLSLMEVNEAADVIKQAVDPDANIIFGVASDSSMGSNVKITLIATGFVSKIGMAEEEGDDAITRQLKGIKTEDELDVPSFLRRPLFNRARPVAPPVDTRSNKPSSRISW; from the coding sequence ATGGCTAAAACAAGTTTCGTTCCCAATCCCGCCAGAATTAAAGTATTCGGCTGTGGCGGCGGCGGTTGCAATGCTGTTACCCGCATGGTCCGTGAAGAAATACAGGGTGTTGAGTTTATTGCTATCAACACTGATGCCCAGGCTTTGGCTATCACTGAAGCTCCTATCCGCCTCCAGATAGGCGAAAGAGTTACCCGCGGTTTGGGTGCCGGCGGCGACCATAACATGGGTCAGAAGGCGGCCGAAGAGAGCCGTGATGAAATCCGTGAGATAGTTAACGGGGCGGATATGGTCTTTGTAACTGCCGGCATGGGCGGCGGTACCGGCACAGGTTCTGCTCCCATTGTAGCCGAAGAGTCCAAGAAAAGCGGCGCTTTGACTATTGCCGTTGTTACCAAGCCCTTCACTTTTGAAGGTGCTCACCGTGCCTCTACCGCCAAAGAAGGCATTAATCGCCTGCTGGGCAAGGTAGATACCCTGATTATTATCCCTAATGACCGTTTGCTGGATTTGTGCGACCAGAAGACCGGCGTTGATGCTGCCTTCAAAATGGCTGATGATGTACTGCGCCATGGCGTACAGGCTATTTCCGAGGTAATCACCGTTCCCGGTTTGATCAACCTGGACTTTGCTGATGTGCGTGCCGTTATGCGGGATGCCGGCCCGGCCTGGATGTCTATCGGTTATGGTTCCGGCAAAAACAGGGCTTCAGATGCTGCCAAGAGCGCTCTGGCCAGCCCCTTGCTGGATGTTTCCATCACCGGCTCCAAGGGTGTTCTTTTCAATATAGTGGGCGGTCCTGACCTGAGCCTTATGGAAGTTAACGAAGCAGCGGATGTTATTAAGCAGGCAGTTGATCCTGACGCCAACATCATTTTCGGTGTGGCTTCAGACTCATCCATGGGTTCAAATGTAAAGATAACCCTGATTGCTACCGGTTTTGTTTCCAAGATTGGTATGGCCGAAGAAGAGGGTGATGATGCCATTACCCGCCAGCTGAAAGGTATCAAGACCGAAGACGAGCTGGATGTACCTTCCTTCCTGCGGAGACCGTTATTCAATCGGGCTCGCCCGGTTGCACCGCCGGTGGATACCCGCTCTAACAAGCCCTCTTCCAGGATTTCCTGGTAA
- the nrdR gene encoding transcriptional regulator NrdR: MDCPYCSHPDSKVIDSRDVDDGVRRRRECVVCGQRFTTYERFQPAGLFVVKKDQRREEFNKEKLLSGLRRACEKRPLPAGAVDKIAGDIEAEIYNMGKAEIPSTLLGDMVMEKLKALDNIAYVRFASVYREFTDITQLKKVVDNLVNGQDEGIHKGQLSLLPEDKISPKTRYQRR; encoded by the coding sequence GTGGATTGTCCTTATTGCAGTCACCCTGATTCCAAGGTGATAGATTCCAGAGATGTAGATGACGGGGTCCGCCGAAGACGTGAATGTGTGGTTTGCGGGCAGCGCTTTACTACTTATGAACGTTTTCAGCCGGCCGGTCTTTTTGTAGTTAAGAAAGATCAGCGCCGTGAAGAGTTTAACAAAGAAAAATTGCTGAGCGGTCTCAGACGTGCTTGTGAAAAACGCCCCTTGCCAGCCGGAGCGGTGGATAAAATAGCTGGTGATATAGAAGCTGAAATTTACAATATGGGCAAGGCCGAAATACCCAGTACCCTTTTGGGGGATATGGTTATGGAAAAGCTTAAGGCACTGGATAATATTGCCTATGTGCGTTTTGCCAGTGTTTATCGTGAGTTTACCGATATTACCCAGCTTAAAAAAGTAGTAGATAATTTGGTAAACGGACAGGACGAGGGCATACATAAAGGGCAGCTTAGCCTGTTGCCTGAAGATAAGATTTCCCCCAAGACCAGATATCAGAGGAGATGA
- a CDS encoding vitamin B12-dependent ribonucleotide reductase — MPVKVQVKSEIMADAKAEGLKLTDNAVCVLERRYLKKDKQGKPTETVEDMFRRVARTIAMGELIYNPKADVRSREDEFYNLMTRLEFLPNSPTLMNAGRELGQLSACFVLPVDDSIESIFDAVKHTAMIHKSGGGTGFSFSRLRPEQDRVGTTGGVASGPVSFMRAFDVATDVIKQGGTRRGANMAILSIDHPDIMKFIHAKDKAGVLTNFNLSVAITDKFMQAVKDGVDYDLLNPHNGEVVSRLNATEVFNKIVHMAWKTGDPGIVFIDRINAYNPTPQLGRIESTNPCGEQPLLPYESCNLGSINLSRMVTVSGGKSTVDYKKLSRVIKSAVRFLDNVIDVNKFPLPQIEEMTKKSRKIGLGVMGFADMLLELGIPYNSENSIKLAEEIMCFVNDEAHKFSSELAVERGVFPAYRGSIYEKSGRPMRNASCTTIAPTGTLSIIAGCSSGIEPHFALCFTRNILDGTKMIEVNPYFERAAKEGGYYSEELIKSLAEGAHLDEADVPDEAKELFVTAHQIVPEWHVRIQAAFQKCTDNAVSKTVNFSRDAGECDVADVYKMAHARNLKGITIYRDGSREDQPMSTGKAENKIETPAAVVNPNLMPRKRSKVTQGITERVTTGCGYIYVTVNSDEHGICEVFSSLGKAGGCASAQLESTCRLISLALRSGMEVASVVKQLRGIRCPSIAWDESKAVLSCADAIASVLEKHVDGYTKPVAGSAKTVSANALVRNIAGQCPECGSILVYQEGCFICPGCGYTKC; from the coding sequence ATGCCGGTAAAAGTACAAGTTAAATCTGAAATTATGGCTGATGCCAAAGCTGAAGGGCTGAAGCTTACAGATAATGCCGTGTGCGTGCTGGAACGCCGCTATCTGAAAAAAGACAAGCAGGGGAAGCCCACCGAAACTGTGGAAGATATGTTCCGCAGGGTGGCCCGTACTATTGCCATGGGGGAGCTTATTTATAACCCCAAGGCAGACGTAAGAAGCCGTGAGGACGAGTTTTATAACCTGATGACCCGTCTGGAGTTTTTGCCCAATTCTCCCACCTTGATGAATGCCGGGCGTGAGCTGGGGCAGCTTTCGGCCTGTTTCGTTCTGCCGGTAGATGATTCCATTGAGTCTATTTTTGATGCCGTAAAGCATACCGCTATGATACATAAAAGCGGCGGCGGCACCGGCTTTTCATTTTCCCGCCTGCGTCCCGAACAGGACCGGGTGGGTACTACCGGAGGGGTTGCCAGCGGGCCTGTGTCCTTTATGCGCGCCTTTGATGTGGCAACTGATGTTATCAAGCAGGGCGGCACCAGACGGGGCGCCAATATGGCTATATTGAGTATTGACCACCCTGATATCATGAAGTTTATCCATGCCAAAGATAAGGCCGGGGTGCTGACTAACTTTAATTTGTCGGTGGCTATTACCGATAAATTTATGCAGGCGGTGAAAGACGGGGTTGATTATGATTTGCTTAATCCCCACAATGGTGAGGTTGTTTCCCGTCTGAATGCTACCGAAGTGTTTAACAAGATTGTTCACATGGCCTGGAAGACGGGTGACCCCGGTATTGTGTTTATAGACCGCATAAATGCTTATAATCCCACTCCCCAGTTGGGGCGGATTGAAAGCACCAATCCCTGCGGTGAACAGCCGCTGCTGCCTTATGAATCATGCAATCTGGGGTCTATAAACCTGTCACGCATGGTGACTGTAAGCGGCGGTAAAAGTACGGTTGATTATAAGAAACTCAGCCGGGTGATAAAGAGTGCGGTTCGTTTCCTGGATAATGTCATAGACGTAAATAAATTTCCTCTGCCACAGATTGAAGAGATGACCAAGAAAAGCCGTAAGATTGGCCTGGGAGTTATGGGTTTTGCAGATATGCTTTTAGAACTGGGCATACCTTACAATTCGGAAAACTCTATCAAGCTGGCAGAGGAAATAATGTGCTTTGTAAATGACGAAGCACACAAATTCTCTTCAGAGCTGGCAGTGGAGAGGGGTGTGTTCCCTGCTTACCGCGGAAGTATCTATGAGAAGAGCGGCCGCCCCATGCGGAATGCTTCCTGCACTACTATTGCACCCACCGGTACTTTGTCTATTATAGCCGGCTGTTCTTCGGGTATTGAACCCCATTTTGCCCTGTGTTTCACCCGCAATATACTGGACGGCACCAAGATGATAGAGGTTAACCCGTATTTTGAGCGGGCTGCTAAAGAAGGCGGATACTATTCCGAGGAGCTTATCAAATCTCTGGCTGAAGGAGCGCATTTGGATGAGGCTGATGTGCCAGATGAGGCTAAAGAACTGTTCGTAACTGCTCACCAGATTGTACCGGAATGGCATGTGCGTATACAGGCTGCCTTCCAGAAATGCACTGATAATGCCGTTTCCAAGACAGTCAATTTTTCACGTGATGCTGGTGAATGTGATGTAGCCGATGTCTACAAGATGGCTCATGCCCGTAACCTCAAGGGTATTACTATCTACCGTGATGGCAGCCGCGAAGATCAGCCTATGTCTACCGGCAAGGCCGAAAATAAAATTGAGACCCCGGCGGCGGTTGTTAACCCGAATTTGATGCCCCGCAAACGTTCCAAAGTAACCCAGGGTATCACCGAAAGGGTTACTACAGGTTGCGGATATATCTATGTTACTGTAAACTCTGACGAGCATGGAATTTGTGAGGTGTTTTCCTCACTGGGCAAAGCTGGAGGTTGTGCCTCTGCCCAGCTGGAATCCACCTGCCGGCTTATTTCGCTGGCACTGCGCTCAGGTATGGAAGTGGCTTCGGTAGTAAAACAGCTTAGAGGTATCCGTTGCCCGTCTATTGCCTGGGATGAAAGTAAAGCTGTGTTAAGCTGTGCCGATGCTATTGCCAGTGTGCTGGAAAAACATGTAGACGGTTATACCAAGCCGGTGGCAGGTTCGGCAAAAACTGTAAGTGCAAACGCTCTGGTAAGGAATATAGCCGGGCAGTGCCCCGAATGCGGCAGCATTTTGGTCTATCAGGAGGGGTGCTTTATCTGCCCTGGTTGTGGTTATACTAAATGCTAA
- a CDS encoding NYN domain-containing protein codes for MTDTLERVMIFIDGSNMYHYLKSHFQRTDIDFGCFCSKIAGRRRLVRIYYYNAEVGRKEEPERFNDQRKFFTSLEKISYMELRLGRLVYSGWPSTPPYEKGVDVLLSTDMLSHGFKNNFDTAILVAGDSDFVSALQAVKDNGKNVEVALFGKERTSMELRKVADKIIAVDGRLLRNCWKQQRNNYGTQRPPQES; via the coding sequence ATGACGGATACGCTTGAAAGGGTGATGATATTTATAGATGGCAGCAATATGTATCACTATCTCAAATCTCATTTTCAAAGAACAGACATAGATTTTGGTTGTTTTTGCTCTAAAATTGCCGGACGTAGGCGGCTGGTGCGTATTTACTATTATAATGCTGAGGTAGGCCGTAAGGAAGAACCGGAACGTTTTAATGACCAGAGGAAGTTTTTTACCAGTTTGGAAAAGATATCTTATATGGAGCTCCGGCTGGGTAGGCTGGTATATTCCGGGTGGCCTTCTACTCCTCCGTATGAAAAAGGGGTTGATGTGCTGTTGTCTACTGATATGCTGAGCCACGGATTCAAGAATAACTTTGATACAGCTATACTGGTGGCAGGCGACAGTGATTTTGTGAGTGCCCTTCAGGCAGTTAAGGATAATGGCAAAAATGTGGAGGTAGCACTTTTCGGCAAGGAAAGAACCTCTATGGAGCTTCGTAAAGTAGCAGACAAAATTATCGCTGTGGACGGGCGTCTGCTGCGTAACTGCTGGAAACAGCAAAGAAACAACTATGGCACGCAAAGACCGCCTCAAGAATCGTAA